The following is a genomic window from Spirosoma foliorum.
CGTCGATTAGTGGTACACTAAAAACGCATTCGTATCCCGGCCAGGAAATTCCGCCCGGCTTGTGGATAGTAAGCGTTATCAGCTAAGACTTTGCCTTCCGAAATGTAAGCGTATGTGTAGCCGTTCGACTCATAGAGTTCGTTCAAAACGTTGTTGAACAGTATTGTAAACGCAATTTCCTTCGCGAATTTCGGCTTGATTGTATAAATCAATCGGATATCATTCGTGAAATAGGAATTCAATTTCCGGCTTTCATTGGACGTATTATCCAGATACTGCTTGCCAACATACTTTGAAAGTAACCCCAGTTCCAACCCTTTAGCAGGAGTAAACAACAACTGCGATCCGGCAATAACATTGGGCGAAAACGAAATATCGGTTTGGCTGTAGCTGCGGCTGTCTTGATTGCCGGTGTCGTAGTTGTCCAGATATTCTGTGAAATTCTTAACCTTATTTCGGCTAAACGTAGCATTTACGTTCCAGCGAAGCTGTTTCGCCAATCGCGCGCCCACTTCAAACTCCAGACCCGCGCGATAACTTACCGGAATATTCACGCGGTTGTAAGCGCCAACATCATTTAACTGACCAGATAACACTAACTGGTTCTTGTAGCTCATATAGTAACCATTGACCGAAAAGGCCAGCCCCTCCGACTGAATTTTATAACCCGCTTCATAGTCGATCAATTGCTCAGCTTTCGGGCGGCTTTCGGGGGTCGATTGGGTATAATCATCGCGATTGGGTTCACGATGCCCAACGCCTACCGAAGCATATACTGTGCTGTGATCACTTATAGTATACGTCAGCCCCGCTTTCGGGTTGAAGAATGTTAAGTTGGCATTCTGCTGAACATTCTGGAGCTTACTATTGAAGCCTAAAAACGAATAACCAACGGTTCTAACCTGTAGATCCAGAAAACCGCTAAGTGGGTTGCTAAATTGATAAAATGCCTTTGCATACAAGTTGAAATCGGTTTTAATGGCGTTGTCGTCGTAGTAATGATCCCGGATATTGGTATTCCCGGCTACGCGCGCCCAAATGATTTCCCCAAAGTGAGCGCCCTGATACTGGTTCCAGCCTCCACCGAAGTTGGCCGTTAGTTTACCGAAGCTGTTGTAATCGAGGGAGAAAACGGTTCCGTAGAAATCATTATCCAACCATTTCCGCCGAATAATGTCCGTGCTCTTTATCACCGAATCGCCGATAACCACATTGGGCAAGTTATACTTGCTGAATGCATCGTTCGGCTTTAGTTCTTCATAATAACCTTTGCCTTTGGTGTAGAATAAAGACGCATTCAACCGCCAGTTTTTACTTAACCCGAACGAGCTAATTAGCTGGTAGTTATCCTGTTGATAATTGTCTGTCTGATTATCGTAGGTGAACGAGTTATACCGTCGGTTCGTCTTCAGAATATCTTCCGGCACGCCATTCCAGGCCTGATAAGTTTGCTCCGTGCCCGAAAAGACATTTAACCGCACAAAACTCTTATCCGAGTAGTAGCCGCCTGACAGATAAAACGATTTCAGATTTGAAAAAGCGCGATCAATAAAACCATCGGAGTGAATACTCGACAGACGAGCATCTACCGTAAAGTGGTTGTTCAATAAACCCGTACCCGCCAGCACATTCGCTTTCCGAGTCCCGAACGATCCGCCCGATAGATTGACTTCGGCATAGGGTTTTGTTTCGAGTTTGTTCGTCTGAATGTTAACAGAGGCTCCAAATGCGCCAGCGCCATTGGTTGAGGTGCCAACACCGCGCTGAATCTGGATACTGCTTACCGACGAAGCAAAGTCGGGCATATCTACAAAAAATGTCCCTTGCGACTCGGCATCGTTATAGGGAATCCCATTGAGTGTCACATTGACCCGTGTGGCATCGGACCCACGGATACGGATACCCGTATACCCCACGCCTGCACCCGCATCCGACGTTGTAACAATCGACGGGGTAAAATTCAGTAGTTGGGGCACATCCTGTCCCAGATTCAGCTTGTCTAAATCCCGACGCGTTACATCTGTATACGCAATAGCTGATTTCTGATTGGCACGCGTGGCGCTAACCACCACTTCATCAACTGCCACTGCCGTTTTGACTAATTTGATGGCAAGGTTTGTCGTTGACGTTGGGTCGACTGTTTGATTCTGAGGTTCATACCCCAATAAGGATATGCGTAAAGATAAAGGCCCCTGTTTTAAGCCGGTGAGCCGAAAAGCACCTGAAGCGTTTGTGAACGTGCCTTTGTAAGTACCATCAATCGTAATGGCTGCACCAGGCAATGTACCGCCATCGGCATCGCTGACTGTACCGGAAATAGATAATTGAGCCCATGAAGGCAGTGCTGATAGCCACAGTAGGGCTACGAGAATTGTAAGATAGGTCGTACTTTTTTTCACGACTGAAAACAGTTACGATAGGCAAGGGGCCAAACCTACCTTTGGTTAGAGATAATTGTTTGGACACATTCACAACTGCTTGCTGCGAATTCATTTCCCTTCGCGGCATTACCCGCGCAGGTTCAATGGGTATAATCTCAGCCCGTTGTATTAGGGCACCCCTTATTAAGATTAGCGAGGCAAAGTTAATTTAATTTGCGAAACAAGAGGTAAAATCCGTCGTTTGTGTACTTAAAAGATAGTGTTCGTACCATATTTATGTAGATATGAATGAGTTTGATTTAGTGGTTTTACAGGAAGATGTTTCAGATGGACAGTTAAAAGCTGGTGATGTTGGCACGATTTTAACTGTGTATAATGGAGGAAAGGCGTTTGAAGTTGAATTTGTCACCTTAACGGGCGAGGCTGTAGCTATCGAAACCTTGTTAGCACACCAAATTCGGGAGGTTCGGGCGTCAGAAATTATGGCGGTACGCGATATATCGCAATAAGAAGCTCAGAATTCGTAAACTTTTGAGACTTACGCTTTTCCGCAATTATAAATATTTATAATTTTGCAGTCCAAATTGCAAAAGCATGAGCAAAAAGAATAGTGGCCTGGATTTTCTGGAAGATCCAGACGCATTAGAAGGAAAGTTAGAGGATGTTGGCGATTACTTCCAGCAAAACAAGAATATTGTACTCGGTATTCTCGGCGGTATTGTGCTGCTGGTTGCTGGTTTTGTAGGATATCGTTTTTACATCGGTAGCCAGGATGAAACGGCGCAGGTCGAAATGTTTCCGTCGGTTTATCAACTCGAAGCAGACTCACTGAAAAAAGCCTTGAACGGCGATGGCAAAACTCCTGGTTTGCTATCAGTGGCTGATAATTATGGCTCGACACCAGGTGGTAACCTGGCCGAATTTTATGCGGGCGTTGGTTTGCTGAAAGAAGGCAAATACGACGATGCCATTGAGCATTTGAAAAGCTTCAGTTCTTCAGATCTGTTAGTGCAGGCGCGTGCTTATGCTCTGACGGGTGATGCTTATATGGAGAAGAAAAGCTTCGACGAAGCTGCCGATTATTACAGAAAGGCTGCTGATTATAAGTCGAACAAATACTTCACGCCTGGCTATCTTATGAAGCTAGCTGTTGCTTACGAGCAAGCTAAGCAGAATGATAAAGCTATCGAGACGTACAACGAAATCATTGAAAAATACGCTGAATCCGCTGAGGTTGGTAGTGCTAAGAAGTACAAATCCGTACTTGAGGCAACCGTCGGTGAGTCGTAAGCGTACTTGACTAAATCAATACTGCAAAGGACAAAGCCGACATCGGTTTTGTCCTTTTTTGTTGGACTTTTGTCATGCTGACGAAGGAAGCATCTTCGTCAATTGGGTTTAACGATAATAACCTCTATTGCTTTTCGCGAAGATGCTTCCTTCGTCAGCATGACAAAAAAAATGGCATCTGACTTAAAAAATCTAAGCGTCTTCTCGACAGACGAACTACCTGATATTAGCGCTCGACGGTTTGCTATTCTGGTTTCTGAGTGGAATACCGAGGTTACCGAAGCCTTATTCGAAGGCGCTTACCAAATCCTGCTTCAACACGGTGCAAAGGCTGAAAACATTATCCGGGGCAATGTGCCGGGTAGCTACGAGTTGAGTTTAGGCGCTCAATGGTTTGCGCAGCGCGATGATATCGATGCCGTAATCGCGCTTGGTTGTGTAATCCAGGGTGAAACCAAACATAACGATTACATAAACCACGCTGTGGCACAGGGCTTGACGAACGTGAGTCTGAAAACAAGCAAGCCCGTCATTTTTGGCGTGTTAACCCCTAATGATCAGCAACAAGCACT
Proteins encoded in this region:
- a CDS encoding TonB-dependent receptor, producing the protein MKKSTTYLTILVALLWLSALPSWAQLSISGTVSDADGGTLPGAAITIDGTYKGTFTNASGAFRLTGLKQGPLSLRISLLGYEPQNQTVDPTSTTNLAIKLVKTAVAVDEVVVSATRANQKSAIAYTDVTRRDLDKLNLGQDVPQLLNFTPSIVTTSDAGAGVGYTGIRIRGSDATRVNVTLNGIPYNDAESQGTFFVDMPDFASSVSSIQIQRGVGTSTNGAGAFGASVNIQTNKLETKPYAEVNLSGGSFGTRKANVLAGTGLLNNHFTVDARLSSIHSDGFIDRAFSNLKSFYLSGGYYSDKSFVRLNVFSGTEQTYQAWNGVPEDILKTNRRYNSFTYDNQTDNYQQDNYQLISSFGLSKNWRLNASLFYTKGKGYYEELKPNDAFSKYNLPNVVIGDSVIKSTDIIRRKWLDNDFYGTVFSLDYNSFGKLTANFGGGWNQYQGAHFGEIIWARVAGNTNIRDHYYDDNAIKTDFNLYAKAFYQFSNPLSGFLDLQVRTVGYSFLGFNSKLQNVQQNANLTFFNPKAGLTYTISDHSTVYASVGVGHREPNRDDYTQSTPESRPKAEQLIDYEAGYKIQSEGLAFSVNGYYMSYKNQLVLSGQLNDVGAYNRVNIPVSYRAGLEFEVGARLAKQLRWNVNATFSRNKVKNFTEYLDNYDTGNQDSRSYSQTDISFSPNVIAGSQLLFTPAKGLELGLLSKYVGKQYLDNTSNESRKLNSYFTNDIRLIYTIKPKFAKEIAFTILFNNVLNELYESNGYTYAYISEGKVLADNAYYPQAGRNFLAGIRMRF
- a CDS encoding DUF4926 domain-containing protein, whose protein sequence is MNEFDLVVLQEDVSDGQLKAGDVGTILTVYNGGKAFEVEFVTLTGEAVAIETLLAHQIREVRASEIMAVRDISQ
- a CDS encoding tetratricopeptide repeat protein; amino-acid sequence: MSKKNSGLDFLEDPDALEGKLEDVGDYFQQNKNIVLGILGGIVLLVAGFVGYRFYIGSQDETAQVEMFPSVYQLEADSLKKALNGDGKTPGLLSVADNYGSTPGGNLAEFYAGVGLLKEGKYDDAIEHLKSFSSSDLLVQARAYALTGDAYMEKKSFDEAADYYRKAADYKSNKYFTPGYLMKLAVAYEQAKQNDKAIETYNEIIEKYAESAEVGSAKKYKSVLEATVGES
- the ribH gene encoding 6,7-dimethyl-8-ribityllumazine synthase; the encoded protein is MASDLKNLSVFSTDELPDISARRFAILVSEWNTEVTEALFEGAYQILLQHGAKAENIIRGNVPGSYELSLGAQWFAQRDDIDAVIALGCVIQGETKHNDYINHAVAQGLTNVSLKTSKPVIFGVLTPNDQQQALDRAGGKHGNKGDEAAITAIKMLGLQQQVYTKF